A segment of the Symmachiella macrocystis genome:
GCACGACAGCATGGCGACCGCTGCCTCGTTGGTGAGTGTCTTGTTGATTTCGAGTCAATGCAGGCCAACGAGCAACACCTTCAAGCTGTGTGTCGTATTCGGTGAAGAGATTTCTTCATTCAGCACAACCCCTCACATCTCTTGCTTAGGAAAGTCTTCCATGTCGACGACAATCGCTCGTATCCCAAAAGCCTGTCTGGTCAAACGCCGCACCAAGTTTGGCCGAGTATTTACGCTGAGTTTTGCTGGGCTGCTGTTGGGTTTGGGAAGTGCGGTGGCCTATTCCGCTGAGACGGGAAGCTATTCTCGGGTCCTTCCTGAAATCAAATGGGACACGACGCTGAATAAGTTTCAATTTGATGCGGACAAATTTATTGGCCAACGCCTCACAGTAAAGTGTCCACCGGCGGCGGTGGATCAAAGTTTTGCAGGTGTCTACGGCACGGATTTTTATCCGAGTGACACCTCCATTTGTATTGCTGCACTGCATGCCGGAAAAATTACCAAAGAGGGTGGAACGGTAACGATCCAGCTCAACCCGGGTAAACCCAAATATGTGGGCAGCAAACGCAATGGCGTCGAGACGGCCGGCTTGCCTGAGACTCGCCGCAGCATGTCATTTGTTGAGGGCCCCGGTTCGGACGAGACCAACAAAATTCACCTGGCGCACATTCCTCGCATCGATTGGGACACCAAGTTCACCCGGAGTGGATTCGCCTACCGACGGTTGGTCGGCCAACGCTTCTCGTTTCGGTGCCCGCCTGCCCCGAGCAACTTGCGTCCAAGAATCGTCTACGGGACAGATACCTATGACTTCTCCAGCATGATCTGCCGAGCAGCACTGCATGCGGGCAAAATTACGACGCA
Coding sequences within it:
- a CDS encoding LCCL domain-containing protein, which translates into the protein MSTTIARIPKACLVKRRTKFGRVFTLSFAGLLLGLGSAVAYSAETGSYSRVLPEIKWDTTLNKFQFDADKFIGQRLTVKCPPAAVDQSFAGVYGTDFYPSDTSICIAALHAGKITKEGGTVTIQLNPGKPKYVGSKRNGVETAGLPETRRSMSFVEGPGSDETNKIHLAHIPRIDWDTKFTRSGFAYRRLVGQRFSFRCPPAPSNLRPRIVYGTDTYDFSSMICRAALHAGKITTQGGIVTVEIGPGVPKFVGSIRNGIETKSKAGSDRSLTFVDHAETKKSDQTANK